A single region of the Amphiura filiformis chromosome 7, Afil_fr2py, whole genome shotgun sequence genome encodes:
- the LOC140157924 gene encoding uncharacterized protein, with amino-acid sequence MNAYMPVTKTQMNPENPQEEIPNVTNWEVQHAVNQMKRGKSLGPDNVLIDTIKEGGDIITKESAKLYTTCMQKGRVPTQWKEATMMIILHKKEDKRDLKNYRPISRTCTSCTQGC; translated from the coding sequence ATGAATGCTTATATGCCAGTGACAAAGACACAAATGAATCCGGAGAACCCACAAGAAGAGATACCCAATGTTACTAATTGGGAGGTACAGCATGCCGTAAACCAAATGAAGAGAGGGAAGTCTCTTGGACCTGACAATGTGCTCATCGACACAATTAAGGAAGGAGGGGACATCATAACCAAAGAATCAGCAAAGCTGTATACAACATGTATGCAAAAGGGGAGAGTGCCAACACAGTGGAAAGAAGCCACTATGATGATTATTCTGCACAAGAAGGAGGACAAGCGAGACCTAAAGAATTATAGACCCATCAGTCGAACTTGTACAAGCTGTACACAAGGATGCTAA
- the LOC140157282 gene encoding arylsulfatase-like has product MAIRCTNLILLTIIANISTALRPNMIIFIADDVGYGDLKSYGHPTQEWGPIDDLAEEGMKFTSLYSTNSVCSPSRAALLTGRLPIRIGVYGKNMVFPAQSPNGLPKDEITMPEILRDVGYATGMVGKWHLGINDYTPMSGVHLPHYHGFDWVGTNLPLSNAWACDETKKHMDAPNPFNCFMYNNETIIQQPFSHQYLTKTFVVEASTFIKQQTEKDEPFFLYMSFVHNHVAMFIGKDAKFTSNRGIYGAGIRELSWGVGEIMKEIQSLGIDNNTLVFFTSDNGGHIELCNEGGNNGILKGGKANYYEGGIRVPGILRWPGQISAGTINSNIVSQLDIFTTFVNLAGGETPSDRVIDGRDITQQILGAMKLKNESKTKKRILFFYCNDMLFAVRYGSYKVHFYTMPVKSKEEYADACGEGGFPNKLYVNCLNCPSDCVIKHDPPLIFNVDADPGEGYQLDPALHKLLLLEVKHFLAEHNSTLIKGEDLLSALNQPSQPCCDSSKPSCSCNYP; this is encoded by the exons ATGGCAATCCGGTGCACAAACTTAATCCTGCTTACAATAATTGCAAATATTTCGACTGCTTTGAGACCCAACATGATCATTTTCATTGCTGATGATGTAGGCTATGGGGATCTGAAGTCTTATGGACATCCGACTCAGGAATGGGGTCCAATCGATGATCTGGCTGAAGAGGGAATGAAGTTTACTTCTTTGTACTCGACCAATTCTGTATGCTCACCGAGTAGAGCGGCATTGCTTACAG GCAGACTACCAATTCGAATTGGAGTATACGGAAAAAATATGGTCTTCCCAGCTCAATCACCGAATGGGCTTCCTAAGGATGAAATAACTATGCCTGAAATTTTACGTGACGTGGGTTATGCTACAGGAATGGTTGGAAAGTGGCATCTAG GTATCAATGATTATACCCCTATGAGTGGTGTACATCTTCCTCACTACCATGGCTTTGATTGGGTGGGAACTAATCTACCCTTATCTAATGCTTGGGCATGTGATGAGACCAAG AAACACATGGATGCTCCAAACCCATTCAATTGTTTCATGTATAACAATGAAACCATCATTCAGCAACCATTCTCCCATCAATATTTAACCAAGACGTTTGTGGTCGAGGCCAGTACATTCATAAAACAACAGACAGAAAAGGACGAACCATTCTTTCTCTACATGTCATTTGTGCATAATCACGTAGCCATGTTTATAGGGAAAGACGCCAAATTTACGTCAAATAGAG GTATATATGGAGCTGGTATTCGTGAGTTAAGCTGGGGTGTGGGAGAAATAATGAAGGAAATCCAATCATTGGGGATTGATAACAACACGCTGGTTTTCTTTACATCCGACAATGGAGGACATATTGAGCTGTGTAATGAAGGAGGCAACAATGGAATACTCAAGG gTGGAAAAGCCAATTACTATGAAGGCGGAATACGCGTTCCAGGTATTCTAAGGTGGCCGGGACAAATTTCTGCAGGTACAATAAACTCCAACATTGTGAGCCAATTGGACATTTTCACTACGTTCGTGAATCTGGCGGGAGGAGAGACGCCATCAGATCGGGTGATTGACGGTAGAGATATTACCCAGCAGATACTTGGCGCAATGAAACtaaaaaatgaaagcaaaactaAAAAACGCATCTTATTTTTCTACTGCAACGATATGTTGTTTGCCGTTCGATATGGCTCTTACAAAGTTCATTTTTACACCATGCCTGTTAAAAGCAAAGAGGAATATGCTGACGCATGTGGAGAAGGCGGATTTCCAAACAAGTTGTATGTTAATTGCTTGAATTGCCCTAGTGATTGTGTTATAAAACATGATCCTCCTTTGATATTCAATGTTGATGCCGATCCCGGCGAGGGATATCAACTAGATCCTGCATTACATAAGCTACTTTTACTGGAAGTAAAACATTTTCTCGCGGAACACAATTCAACTTTGATTAAAGGAGAAGACCTGCTCTCTGCCCTTAATCAACCATCGCAACCTTGCTGTGACAGTTCGAAGCCCTCGTGTTCGTGTAACTATCCCTGA
- the LOC140157925 gene encoding uncharacterized protein, whose translation MTSLSETSSPLPSDSRQVVDKDLRADDADPIPAYEPIPDFQNVTNLWKSLAWPCLVYGYGTAFSLLSLYTLYTTLALVLSQRYRQKNRSFILAINFQIILLGLSRALCFFVDPYNVSNIYPPLVYSIIFNIGFPCLTSAFGLVNWVILEVSKIRMMSTTRIRSVRFLVTVIMMHYVVVMGVAVITNLVEHVQLLVTLCEGFFVVWGFILSFGFFVGAYKLHKLEKTSHKVLYGTTCRSSTMSTEYAETSKVSSLSRPTTPGDGSMTPCRRSTKTSIVSSLPRTTASGDVKDNSSSIFVIATGSVTLDDCNEKETQLTLTTDNVASTAEPCQSRRSSQSSFQSKEHATESDNQNSDSNPNHKPRLLSLFPRRKSISDDAICGHPRQMKLQAMAKETTRRHCKRSAIGKVLKISAITASLGIAASGINLYSILIVHIQRTRMGNNRPGLWEWYVYQLLSRFIELVMGCTMAYFTTTPKLRPR comes from the exons ATGACATCATTGAGTGAAACTTCATCACCTCTGCCTTCAGACTCGCGGCAGGTCGTGGATAAAGACCTAAGAGCAGATGACGCCGACCCAATACCAGCCTACGAACCCATTCCAGATTTTCAAAACGTCACTAACTTGTGGAAATCTCTCGCTTGGCCATGTCTTGTATACGGTTATGGCACCGCTTTTTCCCTTCTGAGTTTATACACTTTATACACAACATTGGCGCTTGTTCTTTCCCAGAGATATCGACAAAAGAATCGGTCATTTATTCTCGCTATTAATTTCCAAATTATACTGTTAGGATTGAGTCGAGCATTGTGTTTCTTTGTGGATCCATATAACGTCAGCAACATCTATCCACCTCTTGTGTATAGCATCATATTCAACATTGGTTTTCCGTGTCTGACATCTGCGTTTGGGTTGGTTAATTGGGTGATACTAGAAGTGAGTAAGATTCGGATGATGAGTACTACCAGGATTCGGAGTGTCCGCTTTCTTGTGACAGTGATAATGATGCATTACGTTGTAGTCATGGGCGTGGCAGTGATAACTAACCTAGTCGAACATGTCCAGTTGCTCGTCACTTTATGCGAAGGCTTCTTCGTAGTATGGGGATTCATTCTCAGCTTCGGATTCTTTGTTGGCGCATACAAGCTACACAAATTGGAGAAAACAAGTCATAAGGTATTGTATGGAACCACGTGCCGTagttctaccatgtctactgaatATGCTGAAACATCAAAGGTGTCTTCATTGTCACGACCAACTACACCTGGAGATGGTTCGATGACACCATGTCGTAGGTCTACCAAAACTTCCATAGTGTCTTCATTGCCGCGAACAACTGCATCTGGAGATGTAAAAGACAATTCTTCTAGCATCTTTGTCATTGCCACAGGATCTGTAACATTGGATGATTGCAACGAGAAAGAAACACAGTTGACTCTGACTACAGATAATGTCGCAAGCACAGCTGAACCTTGTCAATCAAGACGATCTTCGCAATCCAGTTTCCAATCAAAGGAACACGCCACCGAGTCGGACAACCAGAATTCGGACTCTAATCCAAACCATAAACCCAGATTGCTGAGTCTGTTTCCTCGAAGGAAGTCTATATCTGATGACGCTATCTGTGGGCATCCAAGACAAATGAAATTACAAGCTATGGCCAAAGAGACTACAAGGCGTCATTGTAAACGTAGCGCCATCGGGAAAGTTCTCAAGATTTCTGCCATAACAGCTTCGTTAGGGATAGCAGCAAGTGGAATCAACCTCTACAGTATTCTTATTGTCCATATTCAACGCACACGGATGGGTAACAATAGGCCAGGACTCTGGGAGTGGTATGTCTATCAGCTACTTTCCAG ATTTATTGAACTGGTCATGGGTTGCACGATGGCTTATTTTACAACTACACCGAAACTTAGACCTCGTTGA